A window of Lacibacter sediminis contains these coding sequences:
- a CDS encoding N-acyl-D-amino-acid deacylase family protein produces the protein MKSFFNLLCLLPLFAFAQQYDILITNGKILDGTGNHWFYADLAVKDGKIIAIGKLKQQDAKRVIDAKGLMVAPGFIDVHTHIEGEEKRTPTAENFIYDGVTTVVTGNCGSSQVEMKKYFAFIDSLKTSVNIAALIGHNDVRRTVLGRAMKDPTENEMQQMILLVEEAMKNGAVGFSTGLIYIPGTYSKTDEVVKLAGAAAKYNGVYASHIRNEGDSIAVAIREAIQIGYLNKMPVEISHFKVSGQQNWGRSKETIAMIETARRDGVDVTIDQYPYTASSTSLGTLIPDEILADGQDSIVARLNRPDVKKYVITSMLKSLKKRKLKHFSYPVVANYRFDTTLNGKSIEQVNLIKGRKHKASAEAETIIEMVINGGAQMVFHGMSENDVKRIMQYPFNMFASDAGIRAFGSGVPHPRGYGTNARVLAKYVRDEKVLTLEEAIRRMTSLPAQKFQLKDRGLLKEGMAADIVIFDAATVKDNSTFELPHQYSTGFSFVLVNGELVVENGKHTGTRSGRSLKGPGFQLQTNQ, from the coding sequence ATGAAATCATTTTTCAACCTACTGTGTCTGCTTCCGTTGTTTGCTTTTGCCCAACAATATGATATACTCATTACCAACGGAAAAATTCTCGATGGTACGGGCAATCATTGGTTCTATGCTGATCTTGCTGTGAAAGATGGAAAGATCATCGCCATCGGTAAATTAAAACAGCAGGATGCAAAACGTGTAATTGATGCAAAGGGATTAATGGTGGCACCCGGTTTTATAGATGTGCACACGCATATTGAAGGTGAAGAAAAACGAACACCCACAGCAGAGAATTTTATTTATGACGGCGTTACAACTGTGGTTACCGGCAACTGCGGTTCATCGCAGGTGGAGATGAAAAAGTATTTTGCATTCATCGACAGCTTGAAAACCTCTGTCAACATTGCAGCATTGATCGGACATAACGATGTTCGCAGAACAGTATTGGGCAGAGCAATGAAAGATCCAACTGAAAATGAAATGCAGCAAATGATCTTACTCGTGGAAGAAGCAATGAAGAACGGAGCAGTTGGATTTTCAACCGGGCTCATTTACATTCCCGGTACTTATTCCAAAACAGACGAAGTGGTGAAGCTTGCAGGTGCTGCTGCAAAATACAACGGTGTCTATGCAAGTCATATCCGTAACGAAGGTGATAGTATAGCTGTTGCTATTCGTGAAGCGATCCAGATCGGTTACTTAAATAAGATGCCGGTTGAAATTTCGCACTTTAAAGTGAGTGGTCAGCAAAACTGGGGGCGCAGCAAAGAAACAATTGCGATGATCGAAACTGCAAGAAGAGATGGAGTGGATGTAACCATCGATCAGTATCCATATACTGCCAGCAGTACATCACTAGGCACATTGATACCTGATGAAATTCTAGCTGATGGACAGGATTCTATTGTTGCACGACTGAATCGGCCTGATGTAAAGAAATATGTAATTACATCGATGCTCAAAAGTTTAAAGAAACGCAAGCTGAAACATTTCAGTTATCCTGTTGTCGCCAACTACCGTTTCGATACAACATTAAATGGAAAAAGTATTGAGCAGGTAAATCTCATCAAAGGAAGAAAACACAAAGCAAGTGCAGAAGCCGAAACAATCATTGAGATGGTGATCAACGGTGGCGCACAGATGGTCTTTCACGGAATGAGTGAGAACGATGTAAAACGCATCATGCAATATCCGTTCAATATGTTTGCAAGCGATGCGGGCATTCGTGCGTTTGGCAGCGGCGTTCCTCATCCACGTGGCTATGGCACCAATGCAAGAGTGTTGGCAAAATATGTACGTGACGAAAAAGTGCTCACACTGGAAGAAGCTATCCGCAGAATGACATCGTTGCCTGCACAAAAATTTCAATTGAAAGATCGAGGTTTATTGAAAGAAGGCATGGCTGCTGATATTGTGATCTTTGATGCAGCGACTGTAAAAGACAATTCTACATTTGAACTGCCGCATCAGTACTCAACAGGATTTTCGTTTGTGTTGGTGAATGGAGAGCTTGTTGTTGAAAACGGAAAACATACCGGTACAAGAAGTGGTCGTTCGTTGAAGGGACCGGGATTTCAATTGCAAACGAATCAATAA
- a CDS encoding DmpA family aminopeptidase, whose translation MKFFSLTVFLLLFISVKSQQRKSAEAYGIKIGVMQKGPTNSIVDVAGVKVGQVTLIVADSIRTGVTAILPHGDNLFQQKVPAAVFTGNGFGKLAGTTQIKELGNIESPIILTNTLSVAEGINGVINYTLAQKGNEQVQSVNAVVGETNDGALNDIRGKHVKVEHVLQAINSASSQKPQQGNVGAGTGTVCFGFKGGIGTASRKLPASLGGYTVGVLVQTNFGGELQIDGVPVGEKLGRYSFSDQLQNPVDGSCMIVVATDAPLDSRNLERLAKRAFMGLAKTGGIASNGSGDYVIAFSNNASVLIAHDSKTATITTTVLRNDVMSPLFMAVIEATEEAIINSLFMATDMKGKGGRTIEALPLDKVLPILKQYNRIN comes from the coding sequence ATGAAGTTTTTTTCTCTCACCGTTTTTTTACTCTTATTTATTTCCGTTAAATCACAGCAGCGAAAATCTGCTGAAGCATACGGTATCAAAATAGGTGTGATGCAAAAAGGACCAACCAACTCTATTGTTGATGTGGCAGGAGTGAAAGTTGGCCAGGTTACATTGATCGTTGCTGATAGTATCCGCACGGGTGTAACAGCTATCCTGCCACATGGCGATAACCTGTTTCAACAAAAAGTACCTGCAGCAGTTTTTACCGGAAATGGTTTTGGAAAACTAGCAGGTACTACGCAGATAAAAGAACTCGGTAATATTGAATCGCCGATCATCTTAACGAATACATTAAGTGTTGCAGAAGGAATCAATGGCGTCATCAATTACACACTTGCGCAAAAAGGAAACGAACAGGTGCAATCGGTAAACGCCGTTGTTGGCGAAACCAACGATGGCGCATTGAATGATATACGAGGCAAGCATGTAAAAGTTGAGCATGTGTTGCAAGCCATCAACAGCGCATCAAGTCAAAAACCACAGCAGGGAAATGTGGGTGCAGGTACTGGTACTGTTTGCTTTGGATTTAAAGGAGGTATTGGTACAGCATCACGAAAACTACCTGCATCATTAGGTGGTTATACCGTTGGCGTGTTGGTACAAACAAATTTTGGCGGGGAGTTACAGATCGATGGCGTACCTGTTGGTGAAAAGCTTGGTCGTTATTCGTTTAGCGATCAATTACAAAATCCTGTTGACGGCTCTTGTATGATCGTTGTGGCAACTGATGCACCGCTCGACAGTCGCAACCTTGAACGTTTAGCAAAACGTGCATTTATGGGTTTGGCAAAAACAGGTGGCATTGCATCAAACGGCAGCGGCGATTATGTGATCGCTTTCTCTAACAATGCATCTGTGTTGATTGCCCACGACAGTAAAACAGCTACGATCACAACAACGGTGTTGCGTAACGATGTAATGAGTCCGCTGTTCATGGCCGTGATTGAAGCAACAGAAGAAGCCATCATCAATTCCTTATTTATGGCAACCGATATGAAAGGCAAAGGCGGACGAACCATTGAAGCCTTACCGTTAGATAAAGTATTACCGATCCTAAAACAATACAATCGCATCAACTGA
- a CDS encoding aminotransferase class IV has translation MWAFINNQFVTADQAVLPVSDLSIQRGYGIFDFFRTVEHVPLFIDHHLVRLQHSASVLRLQLPFSNDELKNIVRELINKNNLPTSGIRITVTGGNAADTYTPTTPNIVITQSPLTMDAAFDASKGLHLITEEYVRELPTVKSINYLMGIYLQQKVKDAGADDVLYVKNGHISELVRSNVFAVTHQNELITSDANVLYGITRKHILQVAAQTMGEKEQAVSLHDVLHAKEVFVSSTTKRLLPVFSINGNKIGNGIAGTVTTDLYQRFLELEHQVIGKGW, from the coding sequence ATGTGGGCATTCATCAACAATCAATTTGTAACAGCAGATCAGGCAGTATTGCCTGTAAGCGATTTGTCGATTCAACGTGGCTATGGCATATTTGATTTTTTCCGTACAGTTGAGCACGTGCCGCTGTTCATCGATCATCATTTAGTTCGTTTGCAACATTCAGCTTCAGTTCTTCGCTTGCAACTTCCGTTTAGCAATGATGAGTTGAAAAATATTGTTCGTGAGCTCATCAATAAAAATAATCTTCCAACCTCCGGTATCCGCATAACAGTGACTGGCGGCAATGCAGCAGATACCTACACACCAACAACACCAAACATCGTCATCACACAAAGTCCGCTAACGATGGACGCTGCGTTTGATGCATCAAAAGGTTTGCACCTTATTACTGAAGAATATGTAAGAGAATTGCCCACCGTAAAATCAATCAACTACCTGATGGGCATATATCTGCAGCAAAAAGTAAAAGATGCTGGTGCAGATGATGTGCTGTATGTTAAGAATGGACATATCAGTGAGCTGGTGCGTTCGAATGTGTTTGCGGTAACACATCAAAACGAGTTAATCACATCCGACGCTAATGTGTTGTATGGCATCACACGAAAACATATTCTGCAGGTTGCAGCGCAAACGATGGGCGAAAAAGAACAGGCTGTATCGTTACACGATGTGCTGCATGCTAAAGAAGTTTTTGTAAGCAGTACCACCAAACGTCTGCTTCCTGTGTTCTCAATCAATGGAAATAAAATTGGTAACGGCATTGCAGGAACTGTCACCACTGATCTTTATCAACGTTTTCTTGAACTGGAGCATCAGGTCATCGGTAAAGGTTGGTAG
- a CDS encoding ABC transporter ATP-binding protein produces the protein MKILWQYLKPYRKLVFVALLLAGIAQILSLYDPIILGRIIDDYTLNPDSKTEAEQIRGVLVLLGIALGIALAARLFLSFKDYVMRLVVQKFGMQIFNDGLRQMLRLPYQDFEDQSSGEILSILQKVRNDTERFITAFINILFSSIVGIAFLIWYACTKHWALIPVFLIGVVLLGGLTSVLSRSIKLLQRSLIRQNRQMSGTITESLRNIELVKSLGLTYPEIKRLRTHTQEIFDLEMQKVKKIRSLSFFQGSILILLKQSILFILLWLIFRKVLSPGELISMQFISTGIIGPLQDLGSIILSYREAEASLQLFNELMLKETEYRPEEPVDVGEIEHLRFDEVTFRHRTATTNALERISFEASLGDTIAFVGPSGSGKSTLVKLLVGLYTPVGGDILYDDVSSKDIRYNRMRKQLGFVTQETQLFSGSIRDNMKFVKADATDEEIYAALEKASALSIINNKDLGLDTLLGEGGKKLSGGEKQRLSIARALLRKPRLLIFDEATSALDSITEEQITQTVREISSLKQQITILIAHRLSTIMHADTIYVLEKGKIVEQGSHDVLVSNKGLYYAMWRQQIGERKTMVSVVDEEADEIEETD, from the coding sequence ATGAAAATACTCTGGCAATATTTAAAACCCTACCGTAAGCTGGTATTTGTTGCACTGCTGCTCGCAGGTATTGCACAAATACTTTCGTTATACGATCCTATAATTCTTGGCCGCATCATTGATGATTATACACTTAATCCCGATAGCAAAACTGAAGCAGAACAGATTCGTGGAGTGCTGGTATTATTAGGGATTGCGCTGGGTATTGCGCTGGCTGCCAGATTGTTCTTATCCTTTAAAGATTATGTGATGCGATTGGTGGTGCAGAAATTCGGGATGCAGATCTTTAACGATGGGCTGAGACAAATGCTGCGGCTACCTTACCAGGATTTTGAAGATCAGAGCAGTGGTGAAATTTTATCCATCCTGCAAAAAGTACGGAACGATACGGAACGTTTCATTACCGCCTTTATTAATATTTTATTTTCTTCCATTGTTGGTATTGCATTTCTTATCTGGTATGCATGTACTAAACATTGGGCGTTGATTCCTGTTTTCTTAATTGGTGTTGTGTTATTAGGTGGACTCACAAGTGTGCTCAGTCGTTCAATAAAACTCTTGCAACGTTCGCTCATCCGGCAAAACAGACAAATGAGCGGAACCATCACCGAAAGCTTACGCAATATTGAATTAGTAAAAAGTCTTGGCCTTACTTATCCTGAGATAAAACGATTACGTACACACACGCAGGAAATTTTTGATCTTGAAATGCAGAAGGTGAAAAAGATCCGTTCACTTTCTTTTTTCCAAGGAAGCATTCTAATTCTGCTGAAACAATCGATCCTCTTTATTTTATTATGGCTCATTTTCCGCAAAGTTTTATCACCCGGTGAATTAATCTCAATGCAATTCATTTCAACCGGTATCATTGGTCCTTTGCAGGATCTTGGCAGTATCATTCTTTCTTATCGTGAAGCAGAAGCATCGTTGCAATTGTTTAATGAGTTAATGTTGAAAGAAACGGAATATCGTCCGGAAGAACCGGTTGATGTGGGAGAAATTGAACACCTGCGTTTTGATGAAGTTACTTTTCGTCATCGCACTGCAACAACCAATGCACTGGAACGTATTTCGTTTGAGGCATCCTTGGGCGATACCATTGCATTTGTTGGCCCATCGGGTTCAGGTAAATCAACACTGGTAAAATTATTGGTTGGATTATATACGCCGGTGGGTGGTGATATTTTGTATGATGATGTTTCATCGAAAGACATCCGTTACAACCGCATGCGCAAACAGCTTGGCTTTGTGACGCAGGAAACACAATTATTCTCTGGCAGCATCCGTGATAATATGAAATTTGTAAAAGCTGATGCAACAGATGAAGAAATTTATGCTGCCTTGGAAAAAGCATCTGCACTCAGCATCATCAATAATAAAGACCTAGGATTAGATACGTTGCTGGGCGAAGGTGGAAAGAAATTATCGGGTGGTGAAAAACAACGTTTATCCATTGCACGTGCATTATTACGCAAGCCACGGTTATTGATCTTTGATGAAGCCACTTCTGCATTGGATTCAATTACGGAAGAACAGATCACACAAACAGTTCGTGAAATTTCGAGTTTAAAACAACAGATCACCATTCTCATTGCACATCGTCTTTCCACCATCATGCATGCAGATACGATATATGTATTGGAAAAAGGTAAGATCGTTGAACAAGGAAGTCATGATGTATTGGTCAGTAATAAAGGATTGTACTATGCCATGTGGCGGCAACAGATTGGTGAACGGAAGACAATGGTATCTGTTGTTGATGAAGAAGCAGACGAGATTGAAGAAACAGACTAA